One segment of Bradyrhizobium sp. CB2312 DNA contains the following:
- a CDS encoding response regulator transcription factor translates to MQAATNVTPVVHVVDDDASMRGALEGLFDSVGLQTQTYATAKEFLSANLSDRPGCIVLDVRLPDMNGLEFQTRLIRSGVGIPVVMMTGYGDIPMSVHAMKHGAVDFLPKPFRDQDMLDAVLAAIERDRQRRIVESVGSKLKERFDSLSPREQEVMLLVTAGKMNKQVAGDLGISEITVKIHRGAAMHKMGARTLAELVRMADALKTKPEKPGK, encoded by the coding sequence ATGCAAGCCGCAACCAACGTGACGCCCGTTGTGCACGTCGTTGACGACGACGCTTCAATGCGTGGGGCGTTGGAGGGGCTGTTCGACTCGGTCGGGCTCCAGACGCAGACCTACGCTACAGCAAAAGAGTTTCTATCGGCGAATCTTTCTGACCGACCTGGCTGCATCGTCCTCGATGTCAGGCTTCCAGACATGAATGGCCTCGAGTTCCAAACCCGCTTGATCCGGAGCGGCGTTGGAATTCCGGTTGTGATGATGACCGGATACGGTGACATCCCAATGTCAGTGCATGCCATGAAACATGGCGCTGTCGACTTTCTTCCCAAGCCGTTTCGCGACCAGGACATGCTCGATGCTGTCTTGGCTGCGATCGAGCGCGATCGACAACGCCGGATCGTCGAAAGTGTCGGTTCAAAGCTGAAGGAACGTTTCGACAGCCTATCGCCGCGCGAACAGGAAGTGATGTTGCTTGTCACTGCAGGCAAAATGAACAAGCAGGTGGCCGGAGACCTAGGCATCAGCGAGATCACCGTGAAGATCCATCGGGGAGCGGCCATGCACAAAATGGGAGCGCGAACGTTGGCTGAGCTTGTACGGATGGCCGACGCGCTCAAAACGAAGCCTGAGAAGCCGGGCAAGTAA
- a CDS encoding HAMP domain-containing sensor histidine kinase — protein MRTIESFVATPNRLDRNARGLIAQEFQTTIIGILGHDLRDSLQVIQSTYALLRSRFEQMPQQAWLDRGERAATKLTEQLNCLVDAFYLAERENALEVGPVGLGPLFWQLRYEQEDAAIQRGIDLRAVAGNIDVASNPVLLGCVLRNLLTNAIRYTEPGGRILIGCRRRGPEIRIDVYDTGIGIPEHQLPRIFEPFTRLAPGRGNGLGIGLSIVRRALEVLGHRIEVRSIEGRGSLFSIYAPAVPPGAR, from the coding sequence ATGAGAACGATCGAAAGCTTCGTAGCAACACCGAATCGGCTGGATCGGAACGCTAGGGGTCTCATCGCGCAGGAGTTCCAAACCACCATCATCGGGATCTTGGGGCACGATCTTCGCGACTCTCTTCAGGTTATCCAGAGTACCTATGCTCTGCTGCGCTCTCGCTTCGAACAAATGCCGCAGCAGGCCTGGCTGGATCGGGGAGAACGAGCCGCCACAAAGCTGACCGAGCAACTCAATTGCCTGGTCGACGCGTTTTACCTGGCGGAACGTGAGAACGCGCTAGAGGTTGGCCCGGTCGGACTTGGACCGCTGTTTTGGCAGCTGCGATACGAACAGGAAGACGCAGCCATTCAAAGGGGCATCGATCTTCGGGCTGTTGCGGGAAACATCGATGTCGCCAGCAATCCGGTGTTACTCGGTTGCGTCCTGCGCAATCTATTGACCAATGCGATCCGATACACGGAGCCGGGCGGACGCATTTTGATTGGATGCCGTCGCAGAGGACCTGAAATCAGGATCGACGTCTACGACACGGGGATCGGCATTCCGGAGCACCAATTACCCCGGATTTTCGAGCCATTTACGCGCCTTGCGCCCGGACGCGGCAACGGTTTGGGCATCGGACTGTCGATCGTCCGCCGCGCGCTCGAGGTTCTGGGTCACCGCATCGAAGTCCGGTCGATCGAAGGCAGAGGCTCGCTGTTTTCGATATACGCTCCGGCCGTGCCACCAGGCGCCCGCTAA
- a CDS encoding response regulator — MPRNLEIAVIDDDDSFRVALVESLLSLGYEASGYASAEDYLHAIEDRSFDCVVTDVHMPGMSGLDLMRWLTSRGAATPAVLITARSDPNLEAKAAAVNAVGLLIKPFEMTDLIDYIEGAVKA, encoded by the coding sequence GTGCCAAGAAATCTCGAAATCGCAGTCATCGATGACGACGATTCCTTCCGGGTAGCTCTCGTGGAATCGTTGTTGTCGCTCGGCTATGAGGCCAGCGGATACGCCTCCGCCGAGGATTATCTCCATGCCATCGAGGACAGATCATTTGATTGCGTCGTTACGGACGTCCATATGCCCGGCATGAGTGGTCTCGACCTGATGAGGTGGTTGACCTCCCGGGGGGCAGCGACCCCTGCTGTGCTGATCACCGCTCGTTCGGACCCCAATCTTGAGGCGAAGGCCGCCGCCGTCAACGCGGTAGGCCTGCTCATAAAGCCGTTCGAGATGACCGACTTGATCGATTACATCGAAGGGGCCGTGAAGGCCTGA
- a CDS encoding catalase family protein, translated as MNAPTTFQGNQIGTPVRYDPSVERVDAGEVEAIKGLIATMRYVNEKTFDDSGHAIRSVHAKSHGILEGYFEVDANLPPELAQGLFAQPGRYPAVLRLSTVPGDILDDSVSTPRGLSVKIIGVKGERLSGSESDVTQDFLLVNGPAFGAPTPKKFLPVITLLSKTTDRVQGLKKALSLVMRQVQRVLVAATGRPNLTVATLGGQPETHILGETFYNQAPIRFGDFIAKISVAPISPEMVDLKDAPLNLNGAPNGLREAVVEFFRKSGGVWEVRAQLCTDLELMPIENAAAVWPEEASPYRRIGRIEVPPQTGWSEARSFAVDDGMQFSPWHGLAAHRPLGGIMRARKEVYEMAKKFRSERNGRIIEEPREKPNFVD; from the coding sequence ATGAATGCACCTACCACTTTCCAGGGAAACCAGATTGGAACGCCAGTTCGCTACGACCCGTCCGTTGAGCGTGTGGATGCGGGCGAAGTAGAGGCAATCAAAGGCCTGATCGCAACGATGCGATATGTTAACGAAAAGACGTTCGACGATAGTGGACATGCTATTCGATCTGTTCACGCCAAGAGTCATGGAATTCTTGAAGGATACTTTGAGGTAGACGCCAATCTTCCGCCGGAACTTGCTCAGGGATTATTTGCGCAACCGGGACGCTACCCCGCGGTACTGCGGCTGTCGACGGTGCCTGGGGACATCTTGGACGACAGTGTCTCAACGCCTCGCGGACTTTCGGTAAAAATCATCGGTGTAAAAGGGGAACGGCTCAGCGGATCGGAAAGTGACGTCACGCAGGACTTTCTGCTGGTCAATGGGCCGGCCTTCGGAGCGCCCACACCAAAGAAGTTTCTTCCGGTCATAACGCTGCTGTCGAAAACCACCGACCGGGTGCAAGGGCTCAAGAAGGCGTTGTCGCTGGTGATGCGCCAAGTGCAGCGAGTACTTGTGGCGGCTACCGGCCGTCCGAACCTGACGGTCGCAACTCTCGGAGGACAGCCCGAAACTCACATTCTGGGAGAAACATTTTACAACCAGGCACCTATTCGTTTCGGTGACTTCATCGCGAAAATCTCGGTTGCTCCGATCTCGCCCGAAATGGTTGACCTCAAGGACGCTCCGTTGAACCTGAACGGAGCTCCGAACGGGCTTCGAGAAGCTGTAGTCGAGTTCTTCAGGAAAAGCGGAGGGGTGTGGGAGGTCCGTGCGCAATTATGCACGGATCTGGAGCTCATGCCGATCGAGAACGCCGCCGCCGTTTGGCCGGAGGAAGCAAGTCCATACAGGCGGATCGGTCGCATCGAGGTTCCCCCTCAAACGGGCTGGAGCGAAGCAAGGTCATTCGCCGTCGATGACGGGATGCAATTTTCACCCTGGCACGGACTTGCGGCACACCGCCCGCTGGGTGGTATTATGCGAGCCCGGAAGGAAGTTTACGAGATGGCCAAGAAATTTCGCTCGGAACGCAACGGCCGTATCATCGAGGAGCCACGGGAAAAGCCCAATTTCGTCGACTAA
- a CDS encoding ABC transporter substrate-binding protein produces the protein MHSDLRIIDPIMTTAYITRDHGYMVYDTLIATDANFKIQPQMADWKISDDKLTYTFTLREGLKWHDGTPVTAEDCVASVKRWAAVDGMGQKLLDFTASIEATDAKTITLKLKEPYGLVLESIGKPSSRVAFMMPKRLAETPPDKQIPEQIGSGPFKFVQGEFQPGVKAVYVKNTDYVPRKEPASWTSGGKVVKVDRVEWITMPDAQTAMNALQAGDIDFMENPTFEMLPTLESNKDLKVETLNKFGFQVFGRMNFLYPPFDNVKVRRAALLAINQKDVLDALIGNPKYYKTCVALFICDTPFATDIGGETLLKGGDMTAARKALAESGYDGTPVVIPAPIDVLLVKAQPIVVAQQLREAGFKVDLQATDWQTVVSRRASQKPPKDSGWNMIFTNWASADVSNPIANLTIGGQGRKGGWFGWAEDPKIEQLKDEFVHAPSLGAQKKVAVEIQREAYDQVLYIPLGQYQAPSAWRKSLTGVLDGPATPIFWNIDKSE, from the coding sequence ATGCATTCGGACCTCCGCATCATCGATCCGATCATGACCACCGCCTACATCACGCGTGATCACGGCTACATGGTTTACGATACGCTGATTGCGACAGACGCCAACTTCAAAATCCAGCCGCAGATGGCGGACTGGAAGATCTCCGACGACAAGCTCACCTACACCTTCACGCTACGCGAGGGTTTGAAGTGGCACGACGGAACGCCGGTCACCGCCGAGGACTGCGTCGCCTCTGTCAAGCGCTGGGCCGCGGTCGATGGCATGGGCCAGAAGCTCCTGGACTTCACCGCCAGCATCGAGGCGACGGACGCCAAGACCATCACGCTGAAGCTGAAGGAGCCGTACGGCCTCGTCCTCGAATCGATCGGCAAGCCGTCCTCGCGCGTCGCGTTCATGATGCCGAAGCGTCTGGCCGAGACGCCGCCGGACAAGCAGATCCCTGAGCAGATCGGTTCCGGCCCCTTCAAGTTCGTGCAGGGCGAATTCCAGCCGGGCGTGAAGGCGGTCTATGTCAAGAATACCGACTACGTGCCGCGCAAGGAGCCGGCCAGCTGGACCAGTGGCGGCAAGGTGGTGAAAGTCGACCGCGTCGAGTGGATCACTATGCCGGATGCGCAGACTGCGATGAACGCGCTACAGGCGGGCGATATCGATTTCATGGAAAACCCGACGTTCGAGATGCTGCCTACCCTCGAGAGCAACAAGGATCTCAAGGTCGAGACGCTGAACAAGTTCGGCTTCCAGGTGTTCGGCCGGATGAACTTCCTCTACCCGCCCTTCGACAACGTCAAGGTGCGCCGCGCGGCGCTGCTGGCAATCAACCAGAAGGACGTGCTTGATGCTCTGATCGGCAATCCCAAGTACTATAAGACCTGCGTGGCCTTGTTCATCTGCGACACTCCATTCGCAACCGATATCGGTGGCGAGACGTTGCTGAAAGGAGGCGATATGACCGCAGCCAGGAAGGCGCTCGCCGAGTCCGGCTATGACGGTACGCCAGTCGTCATCCCTGCGCCTATCGATGTCCTTTTGGTGAAGGCACAGCCCATCGTCGTAGCCCAGCAATTGCGAGAGGCCGGCTTCAAGGTCGACCTCCAGGCGACCGACTGGCAGACCGTTGTTAGCAGGCGCGCCAGTCAGAAGCCGCCGAAGGATAGCGGCTGGAACATGATCTTCACCAACTGGGCAAGCGCCGACGTGTCGAACCCGATTGCCAATCTCACGATCGGTGGTCAAGGCAGGAAAGGTGGCTGGTTCGGTTGGGCTGAAGATCCCAAGATCGAGCAGTTGAAAGACGAGTTCGTGCATGCTCCGTCGCTAGGCGCGCAGAAGAAGGTCGCGGTCGAGATCCAGCGGGAAGCGTACGATCAAGTGCTCTACATCCCGCTCGGTCAATATCAGGCGCCGAGCGCGTGGCGGAAGTCTCTAACCGGTGTGCTCGACGGTCCGGCGACGCCGATCTTCTGGAATATCGACAAGTCGGAGTAG
- a CDS encoding ATP-binding sensor histidine kinase, translating into MSGDGKAESTGIVPTLVSQGRDSLLRRIRRQGANARTPINVLSVSERASAKRLIHEYELAQHLDRAWALHPLELAHENGQSTLILEDPGGELLSHLLDGPMDVGTFLGFAISITVAVSRMHQHGLVHKDLKPANILLDPITKRAWLTGFGIASRLPRERQVPAPPEFIAGTLAYMAPEQTGRMNRSIDSRTDLYALGVTFYQMLTGGLPFDAVDAMEWIHCHVARQPTSPTSLVPTVPLAISAIVVKLLAKAAEDRYQTAIGLEHDLRRCLMNWQTGQRVDSFVLGELDVPSRLLLPEKLYGREHDINTLLAAFDGVLTNGMPELVLVSGYSGIGKSAVVNELHKVLAPPRGLFASGKFDQYKRDIPYATLAQAFQSILRQLLGEDEAELSRWRDKLIRAIEPNGLLIADLIPELKLIIGPQPAVSELPPQDAKSRFHMVFRRFIAAFARPEHPLVLFLDDLQWVDVATLDLIENLLTQQGVSHLLLIGAYRDNEVGPEHPLMGKIEIIAESRANMRHISLAALDSDDLTRLVTDSLRCEPQSAAPLARLIFNKTAGNPFFAIQFISALVDEGLLVLDYARARWCWDLTRIEAKGYTDNVANLVVGRLNRLPVETRQALQELACLGNSAQVTLLVIIHGGSEKTVHEDLWDARHDEFVIRSEDSYRFAHDRVQEAAYSLISKDRRAETHLRIGRLLTSRLRPAARDEVIFNIVAQFDAGSELITSRDERELVAELNLIAGKRAKASAAHASALKYLVAGAMLLADDRWERRHSLAFELEMHQAECEFLTGIYDAAHQRLTMLSSRAVTPLQQSAVACLCVDLYVMHYQTDLAIAAYLRYLAQQGIKWSAHPTDEEVRREYEEVYRRLGDRIIEDMAELPLMTDPVALATIDVLAKVIALTGMLTDGVNIRGMIVGRMTNLSLQYGNSDGSCLAYVLFGLMARTLFGNLEDGSRFARLGFELVEKRNLKRFQGRTYRIFAEDVSLWTEHIGIGCDLLRQGFEAAKRTGEAAYAAYIVETRTRLLLASGQPLAEVQLETEMGLEFATAARVEFVVDLMSQRLEFIRALRGLTANVVSSSSPGEIDAAASDRNLVIDRQKLVARYFFRMGKLKACYHAGDYPAALDASRGAKPLLSIPTAFVERAEYHFYTGLCHAALVELAGVEGREQHMDALLGHQRQIAAWSVQCPDNFECRAVLLSAEVARIEGRELDAQRMYERAIHLARVNRFHQNEAIANELAGRFYLARGFERIGDAYFREARNCYSRWGAESKVRQLDRIHPYLATPEGQLPAIIGSPIQHLDVASVVKASQALSSEIVLSKLIERLMTIAIENAGADRGLLILPSGNGYLIQAEARATADQIEVTIQEEPISSVVCPESLVRYVVRTTESVILDDASKPNPFSGDRYLRDRQSKSILCLPLMKQRQLIGVLLLENTLTSHVFTAARISVLELLAAQAAISLENTRLYSDLQEREAKIRRLVDANIIGIYIIEFGGRIIEANDAFLGMLGYERRELVSGHLSWMDLTPPEWHAHDALRVEEVKTTGCLRPFEKEYLRKDGRRVPVLVGVARIEETKNQAVAFVIDLTERKRAEAELAHANRVATMGQLSASIAHEVNQPLAALLTNAETAVRWLVHQPPNLEKAKPLIDRVIGDGRRAADIVSRIRDFSKKAPARREYLDINEAILDIMGLTRVATSQHSVSVTMQLSEGLPRILGDWVQLQQVVLNLIMNAIEAMSEVSDGSRELLISTGKVDAASVFVTVMDTGPGLPQANVERLFEAFYTTKASGLGMGLSICRQIVEAHDGRLWATPNEPRGAVFRMTLPIRERSPERRDCSEA; encoded by the coding sequence GTGTCAGGAGACGGCAAGGCAGAAAGCACGGGTATCGTGCCGACGTTGGTGTCGCAGGGCCGCGACTCGCTTTTGCGCAGGATCAGACGTCAAGGCGCTAATGCACGCACACCGATCAACGTGCTCTCCGTCTCCGAGCGCGCATCGGCCAAGAGGCTCATTCACGAATACGAGTTGGCTCAACATCTCGACCGTGCCTGGGCGCTTCACCCGCTGGAACTTGCGCATGAAAATGGCCAGTCGACGCTGATACTTGAAGATCCCGGAGGCGAGTTGCTTAGCCATCTGCTGGATGGTCCGATGGACGTCGGGACGTTCCTTGGCTTCGCGATTTCCATCACGGTAGCTGTTAGTAGGATGCATCAACACGGTCTGGTCCACAAAGACCTGAAGCCCGCCAATATTCTTCTCGACCCCATTACGAAGCGGGCCTGGCTGACGGGTTTCGGCATCGCCTCGCGGCTGCCGCGCGAACGTCAGGTGCCCGCCCCCCCCGAGTTCATCGCGGGAACGTTGGCTTACATGGCGCCGGAGCAGACCGGACGAATGAACCGGTCAATCGATTCACGCACCGACCTGTACGCGCTCGGAGTGACCTTCTACCAAATGCTGACGGGAGGCCTACCTTTTGACGCCGTCGACGCGATGGAGTGGATTCATTGTCATGTCGCGCGACAACCGACCTCGCCGACCAGTCTTGTACCGACCGTGCCGCTGGCGATATCCGCAATCGTCGTCAAGTTGCTGGCGAAAGCGGCGGAGGATCGCTACCAGACCGCCATTGGTCTGGAGCACGACCTTCGCCGATGCCTGATGAATTGGCAGACTGGCCAGCGCGTTGATTCATTCGTTCTCGGCGAGCTAGATGTTCCGAGCAGGCTGCTGCTTCCGGAAAAGCTGTACGGACGTGAGCATGACATCAATACTCTGCTTGCCGCGTTCGACGGCGTATTGACAAATGGCATGCCAGAATTGGTATTGGTCTCTGGTTATTCCGGAATCGGCAAATCTGCAGTCGTAAATGAGCTGCACAAGGTTCTCGCTCCGCCGCGAGGACTATTTGCCTCGGGGAAATTCGACCAATACAAACGTGACATACCCTATGCGACCCTGGCGCAGGCTTTCCAGAGCATTCTTCGCCAGCTTCTTGGTGAGGATGAAGCGGAGCTGAGCAGATGGCGCGACAAGCTCATCCGGGCGATCGAGCCGAACGGCTTGCTGATCGCAGACCTCATCCCGGAGCTGAAGCTCATCATCGGGCCGCAGCCAGCGGTTTCGGAGCTTCCGCCTCAAGACGCAAAATCCCGTTTCCACATGGTTTTCCGGCGGTTCATCGCGGCGTTCGCGCGACCCGAACATCCTCTGGTGTTGTTCCTCGACGACTTGCAATGGGTTGACGTTGCCACGCTCGACCTGATCGAGAACCTGCTGACGCAGCAGGGCGTGTCTCACTTACTGCTTATTGGCGCCTATCGTGACAACGAGGTAGGCCCCGAGCACCCATTGATGGGAAAGATCGAGATAATCGCCGAAAGCAGGGCGAATATGCGGCACATCAGCCTGGCTGCCCTGGATAGCGATGATCTGACGCGGCTAGTGACTGACTCGTTGCGCTGCGAACCTCAGAGTGCCGCGCCGCTGGCCCGATTAATTTTTAACAAGACGGCCGGAAATCCATTCTTTGCGATTCAGTTCATTTCGGCACTGGTTGACGAGGGGCTGCTCGTTCTCGACTACGCCCGGGCGAGATGGTGCTGGGACCTTACGCGCATCGAGGCTAAGGGATACACGGACAACGTCGCGAACCTCGTGGTCGGTCGGTTAAATCGCCTTCCGGTCGAAACCCGGCAGGCGCTGCAGGAGCTCGCTTGCCTCGGCAACAGCGCTCAGGTGACGCTGCTCGTGATCATTCATGGGGGTTCGGAGAAAACGGTTCACGAAGATTTATGGGATGCACGACATGACGAGTTCGTCATTCGTTCGGAGGACTCCTACAGGTTCGCGCATGACCGCGTCCAGGAAGCCGCGTACTCCCTGATTTCAAAAGATCGGCGCGCCGAGACACATCTGAGAATAGGGCGTTTGCTCACAAGCCGCTTGCGACCTGCGGCGCGAGACGAGGTGATTTTCAATATCGTCGCTCAATTCGACGCGGGCTCCGAATTGATCACGTCACGCGACGAGCGCGAGCTGGTGGCCGAGCTGAACCTCATCGCCGGAAAACGCGCCAAGGCATCTGCGGCTCATGCTTCAGCGCTGAAATATCTGGTTGCTGGCGCAATGCTGCTGGCCGATGATCGCTGGGAGCGACGCCACTCTCTGGCCTTCGAGCTGGAAATGCATCAGGCCGAATGCGAGTTCTTGACTGGAATTTACGACGCTGCGCATCAGCGGCTGACCATGTTGTCATCCCGTGCCGTAACTCCGTTGCAGCAGTCCGCGGTGGCATGCCTGTGCGTGGACCTGTATGTCATGCACTACCAGACGGACCTCGCGATCGCGGCCTATCTTCGCTACCTTGCCCAACAAGGCATCAAATGGTCGGCTCACCCGACGGACGAGGAAGTACGGCGCGAATATGAGGAGGTTTATCGACGGCTCGGAGATCGTATCATCGAGGACATGGCAGAGCTGCCTTTGATGACCGACCCAGTCGCCTTAGCTACGATCGATGTTCTGGCCAAGGTCATAGCACTTACCGGAATGTTGACCGACGGCGTCAATATTCGCGGCATGATCGTTGGTCGGATGACAAACCTCAGCCTGCAATACGGTAATAGTGACGGTTCCTGCCTCGCTTACGTCTTGTTCGGTTTGATGGCGAGAACGCTTTTCGGCAACCTAGAGGATGGAAGCAGATTCGCTCGACTGGGATTCGAACTCGTCGAGAAGCGGAATCTGAAGCGCTTTCAAGGACGCACCTATCGGATCTTTGCAGAAGACGTCTCGCTGTGGACAGAGCATATCGGAATTGGCTGCGATCTCTTGAGACAGGGCTTCGAGGCTGCGAAGCGAACCGGCGAAGCCGCCTATGCGGCATACATCGTAGAGACGCGGACGAGGTTGCTTCTGGCATCCGGACAACCTCTCGCCGAAGTCCAGCTCGAAACCGAGATGGGACTGGAATTCGCGACGGCAGCACGTGTCGAATTCGTGGTTGACCTGATGTCCCAGCGGCTCGAATTCATCAGGGCTCTGCGTGGGCTGACTGCAAACGTTGTCTCGTCCTCCTCCCCTGGAGAGATTGACGCTGCGGCGTCCGATCGGAATTTGGTGATTGATCGGCAGAAATTGGTCGCCCGGTACTTTTTCCGCATGGGTAAACTCAAGGCTTGCTATCATGCGGGGGACTATCCCGCCGCCCTCGATGCGTCGCGCGGGGCCAAACCGCTGCTCTCCATCCCAACTGCGTTTGTCGAAAGGGCCGAATACCATTTCTATACCGGCCTTTGTCACGCAGCACTTGTGGAGTTGGCGGGCGTTGAGGGGCGGGAGCAGCACATGGACGCCCTTCTCGGGCACCAGAGGCAGATCGCGGCCTGGTCAGTTCAATGCCCGGATAATTTCGAGTGTCGAGCTGTTTTGTTGAGCGCTGAAGTGGCGCGCATCGAAGGACGTGAGCTGGATGCGCAGCGCATGTACGAGCGCGCGATTCATCTCGCTCGTGTGAACCGTTTTCACCAAAACGAGGCGATTGCCAATGAACTTGCGGGACGTTTCTATCTTGCGCGCGGCTTTGAGCGCATCGGGGATGCATATTTTCGGGAAGCTCGGAACTGCTATTCACGCTGGGGCGCCGAAAGCAAGGTACGGCAGCTCGATCGGATTCATCCGTATTTGGCTACTCCGGAGGGGCAGCTTCCCGCGATTATTGGCTCCCCGATCCAGCACCTGGATGTCGCAAGCGTCGTGAAGGCCTCTCAGGCTTTGTCTAGCGAGATCGTGTTATCGAAGTTGATCGAGCGGCTGATGACGATCGCGATCGAGAACGCAGGAGCTGATCGCGGCCTTTTGATTCTGCCGTCCGGGAACGGATATTTGATTCAGGCAGAGGCGCGAGCGACGGCGGATCAGATCGAAGTCACCATACAGGAGGAGCCGATTTCTTCGGTCGTCTGCCCCGAATCACTCGTTCGATATGTCGTCCGTACAACAGAAAGCGTGATTCTCGATGATGCTTCCAAGCCCAACCCCTTCTCCGGGGACAGATATCTGCGCGATCGGCAATCGAAGTCGATTCTTTGCCTGCCATTGATGAAGCAGCGGCAGTTGATCGGGGTTCTACTTCTCGAGAATACGTTGACGTCTCACGTGTTCACCGCGGCCCGAATCTCTGTCTTGGAATTGTTGGCGGCACAAGCTGCGATCTCGCTGGAAAATACGCGTCTCTATAGTGATCTCCAGGAACGAGAAGCAAAAATCCGCCGCTTGGTCGATGCCAACATTATAGGGATTTACATCATCGAGTTCGGAGGTCGGATCATTGAAGCGAACGACGCCTTTCTCGGCATGTTGGGATACGAGCGTAGGGAGCTCGTTTCGGGTCACCTGAGTTGGATGGATCTCACGCCGCCGGAGTGGCACGCGCATGATGCGCTGCGGGTTGAGGAGGTGAAGACGACCGGCTGCCTGAGGCCATTCGAGAAAGAGTATTTAAGAAAGGATGGCAGGCGCGTACCGGTACTGGTAGGCGTAGCCCGCATCGAGGAAACTAAGAACCAAGCCGTCGCTTTCGTTATTGATTTGACCGAGCGAAAGCGCGCCGAGGCCGAATTGGCGCATGCGAACCGCGTCGCGACAATGGGTCAGCTCTCAGCCTCCATTGCCCACGAAGTCAATCAGCCACTCGCGGCCCTGCTTACTAATGCCGAAACCGCTGTGCGCTGGCTCGTCCACCAGCCGCCAAATCTGGAAAAGGCCAAGCCGTTGATCGACCGTGTTATCGGCGACGGCAGGCGGGCCGCTGATATTGTGAGCCGGATTCGTGATTTCTCTAAAAAGGCGCCCGCGCGGCGGGAATATCTGGATATTAACGAAGCCATTTTGGATATTATGGGGTTGACGCGAGTTGCGACGTCACAGCATAGCGTTTCAGTGACAATGCAATTGTCAGAGGGGCTGCCGCGCATTCTGGGAGACTGGGTCCAGTTGCAACAGGTGGTCCTCAACCTCATAATGAACGCCATTGAAGCGATGAGCGAGGTTAGCGACGGATCGCGCGAGTTGCTGATCAGCACGGGCAAGGTCGATGCGGCCAGCGTGTTCGTCACGGTAATGGATACGGGGCCGGGACTACCTCAGGCAAATGTTGAGCGTCTCTTCGAGGCCTTCTATACGACCAAGGCCAGTGGCTTAGGCATGGGGTTGTCGATTTGCCGCCAGATTGTCGAGGCGCATGACGGTAGGCTATGGGCAACGCCGAACGAGCCTCGCGGCGCTGTCTTTCGCATGACGCTGCCGATTAGGGAAAGATCGCCTGAAAGGCGAGACTGTTCTGAGGCCTGA